DNA from Micromonospora nigra:
CGCCGGGTCACGTGGCAGCCCGAGCTGCGCCGCCAGGTCACGCTGCGTGTCACCACGGGCGGGATCCAGCGGGAGTACGCCCACCGGCGGCAGGTCGGGCACCGTCCGGTTGTCCGCCAGGTCTGCCGGGCGGCGACTCGGCGGTGGGGCGTACCGCCGGACCAGCCGGCGCAGGACGGCGCGCAACTGCGCGTCGGTGGCCACCGCCACCACGAGGCGGGTCTTGGAGTCGGGGTCCGGCCAGGTCAGGCCGTCGGGTCGGGGCGGAGCGTCGAGTCGGGCCAGCACCTCGTCGATCTGGGCGTCGGAACGGGCGGTCACCGTCTTTACCCGCGCCCCCCGGGCGGTCAGCGCGTCCGCGCAGGTCAGCACGGGTACGCGCGGGGTCTCGCAGCGCTCGTCGGCGGCTTGGGTCCCGGGGGCGGTTCCGCCGCAGCAGGCCCCGGCACTGCCGCAACCCCCACCGGGGGCGTCCCGCTCCGAGCCGAGGGTGAGCAGCACCACGTCGTACACGGGTAGGAGCCTCCTGCCTCTCGACGCGACCCCTGCCGGCCACGCCGTTACTACTTGTTAGCCTGACACCCCGGGCTCGCCGACCGGTCGCCACCTGGCACCCGAGCCTTCTGGAGGCGAAGAAGATGCCAGCGATCGTGCTCATCGGCGCTCAGTGGGGCGACGAGGGCAAGGGCAAGGTTACCGACCAGCTCGGTGAGCGGGTCGACTACGTCGTGCGCTACTCCGGCGGCAACAACGCCGGGCACACGGTGATCACGCCGGACGGGCAGAAGTACGCGCTGCACCTGATGCCCTCGGGGGCGCTGTCACCCAGCGCGATGATCGTCATCGGGAACGGTGTGGTCGTCGACCCGAAGGTGCTGCTCGCCGAGATCGACGGGCTCGCCGAGCGGGGCGTGGACGTGTCCCGGCTGCGCATCTCCGGCGACGCGCACCTGATCATGCCGCACCACCGGGCGCTGGACCGGGTGGTCGAGCGGTACCTGGGCAGCGCGCGGATCGGCACCACCGGCCGGGGCATCGGCCCCGCGTACGGCGACAAGGTCGCCCGGATGGGCATCCGGGTGCAGGACCTGCTCGACCCGGGCATCCTGCGCAAGAAGCTGGAACTCGCACTGCGCGAGAAGAACCAGCTGCTGTTCAAGATCTACAACCGTAAGGCGATCGACGTCGACGCCACCATCGAGGAGTACCTGGCGTACGCCGAGCGGCTCAAGCCGTACATCGCCGAGACGCGGGTGATGCTCTGGGACGCGCTCGACCGTGGCGAGACGGTGCTGCTGGAGGGTGCCCAGGCCACCATGCTCGACATGGACCACGGCACGTACCCCTTCGTCACCTCGTCGAACCCGACGGCCGGCGGGGCGTGCGTGGGCGCGGGCATCCCGCCGACCGCGATCAGCAGGGTGATCGCGGTCAGCAAGGCGTACACCACGCGGGTGGGTTCCGGCCCGTTCCCCACGGAGCTGTTCGACGACAACGGCCAGCACCTGCGCAAGATCGGCCACGAGTACGGCACCACCACCGGCCGGGAGCGCCGCTGCGGCTGGTTCGACGCGGTGGTGGCCCGGTACGCCTGCCGCCTCAACGGTGTCACGGACCTGGTGATCACCAAGCTGGACGTGCTGACCGGCCTGCCGAAGGTGCCGATCTGCGTCGGCTACGAGATCAACGGCGAGCGGTTCGACGAGATGCCGATGACGCAGACCGACTTCCACCACGCCACGCCGATCTACGAGGAGCACGACGGCTGGTGGGAGGACATCACGAAGGCCAGGAGCGACGAGGACCTCCCGGACAACGCCCGTCGCTACATCGCCCGCGTCGAGGAACTCTGCGGCACCCGCGTCAGCGTGGTCGGCGTCGGCCCGGGCCGCGAGGAGAACGTCACCCGCCACCCCCTCCTCCCCTGACCCGTCCCACCCGGGGCGCGGTGGGAACGGGTGGAGGGTGGGAGGTCGCGTAGGATGCCGGGTCGTGCGGGTTCTTCTGGTGGGTGGTGGGGGGCGGGAGCATGCGCTCGCGCTCGGGCTGGCTGACGATCCGGGTGTGGAGGCGCTGGTCGCTGCTCCCGGGAACCCTGGCATCGCCGCCGTGGCCGAGCTGCGCGACGTGGACGCCGGTGACCCGGCCGCCGTCGCCGCGTTGGCCGTCGAGGTGCAGGCCGACCTGGTGGTGATCGGGCCGGAGGCGCCGCTGGTCGCGGGTGCCGCCGACGCCGTGCGTGCCAAGGGGATCGCCGCGTTCGGTCCGTCCGCCGAGGCCGCCCGGCTGGAGGGTTCGAAGACGTTCGCCAAGGACGTGATGACCGCCGCCGGGGTGCCCACGGCACGCGCGTACACGTGCACCGACGAGGCGGGCACGGCGAAGGCGCTGGACGAGTTCGGCCCGCCGTACGTGGTGAAGAACGACGGCCTCGCCGCCGGTAAGGGCGTCGTCGTGACCGACGACCGCGCTGCCGCGCTGCGGCACGCCGCCGACTGCGGGCGGGTGGTGGTCGAGGAGTACCTCGCCGGCCC
Protein-coding regions in this window:
- a CDS encoding adenylosuccinate synthase, with protein sequence MPAIVLIGAQWGDEGKGKVTDQLGERVDYVVRYSGGNNAGHTVITPDGQKYALHLMPSGALSPSAMIVIGNGVVVDPKVLLAEIDGLAERGVDVSRLRISGDAHLIMPHHRALDRVVERYLGSARIGTTGRGIGPAYGDKVARMGIRVQDLLDPGILRKKLELALREKNQLLFKIYNRKAIDVDATIEEYLAYAERLKPYIAETRVMLWDALDRGETVLLEGAQATMLDMDHGTYPFVTSSNPTAGGACVGAGIPPTAISRVIAVSKAYTTRVGSGPFPTELFDDNGQHLRKIGHEYGTTTGRERRCGWFDAVVARYACRLNGVTDLVITKLDVLTGLPKVPICVGYEINGERFDEMPMTQTDFHHATPIYEEHDGWWEDITKARSDEDLPDNARRYIARVEELCGTRVSVVGVGPGREENVTRHPLLP